The following DNA comes from Microbacterium foliorum.
AGACCTTCACCACCCTCGAGACGCTCACGAACGCGCGTCTGGCGCGCGATTGGCTGTGGGCCGGGCTCCTGGCCTCCGGCGCAATCTCCGACGACGACGACGCCCGCACAGACGCCGTCGCACACCACTTCGTGGCGGTGTCCACCGCGCTCGACAAGGTCGCCGCGTTCGGCATCGATCCGGCCAACGCCTTCGGGTTCTGGGACTGGGTCGGCGGTCGCTACTCGGTCGATTCCGCGATCGGGCTGTCGCTCGCGATCGCGTTGGGTCCAGACGCGTTCCGCGAGCTCCTGGCCGGGTTCCACGCCGTCGACGAGCATGTGCGCACCACCCCGCTCGAGCGCAACGTCCCCGTGCTGATGGGTCTGCTCAACGTCTGGTACGTCAACTTCCACGGGGCGCAGTCGCATGCGGTGCTGCCCTACGCACAGCAGCTGAGCCGGTTCCCGGCCTACCTGCAGCAGCTGACGATGGAGTCCAACGGCAAGTCCGTACGGTGGGACGGCACACCCGTCACCACCGACACCGGTGAGGTGTTCTGGGGAGAGCCCGGCACCAACGGCCAGCACGCGTTCTACCAGCTCATCCACCAGGGCACTCGGCTGATCCCGGCGGACTTCATCGCCTTCGTGAACCCGGCCTACCCGCTGACCGACGGCGGGCAGGACGTGCACGAGCTGTTCCTGGCGAACTTCCTCGCCCAGACCAAGGCCCTGGCCTTCGGCAAGACCGCCGCAGAGGTCGAGGCCGAGGGAACCACGGGTGCGCTCGTCGCCGCACGCACGTTCGCCGGCAATCGTCCGACCACCTCGATCTTCGCGCCCGCACTCACGCCGCAGGTGCTCGGCCAGCTCATCGCGCTCTACGAGCACATCACGTTCACCCAGGGCACGATCTGGGGCATCAACTCGTTCGACCAGTGGGGCGTCGAGCTCGGCAAGCAGCTCGCGATGCAGATCGCCCCGGCGATTGGCGGCGACGAGTCGGCGATCGCGGCTCAGGATGCATCGACGAAGGCGCTGCTCGCGTACTACCGCGCGAATCGGAAGTAGGTGAAGACCGAGACGCCGATGCCGTCGATCTCACCCCGCGATCCATCGGTCCGTGCGCGTCGACGACGCCTGCTCGTCGGCGCCGTACTGGTGGTCGGGGCGGGTCTCGTCACGCACATCGCCGGCACCGGCCCGATAGCGGACTTCGCCGGCGACGCCCTCTACGCGGTGATGATCTACCTCGTCATCGCCATCGCGGTCCCGCGCGCCGCCTTCTGGCTCGTCGGAGCGACCGTGCTGGTTCTGTGCACGCTGATCGAATGCTTCCAGCTCACCGGTCTGCCGGCGCTGTGGGCTCAGACCTTCTGGCCTGTTCGACTCGTCCTGGGGGTCGGCTTCGACGCGCGCGATCTCGTCGCGTACGCGGTGGGCGCCGGCGCCGCGACCTTCGTCGACGTCGCCCTCAGCCACCGTCGCCAGACACGCATCTGACAGAAACAGAGAGCCCCCCGTGCTTCGCTCGGGGGGCTCTCGTCTGTCTGTGGACCTAAGGGGACTCCGCCATCCTCGCTTCGCTGCGGTGGCTCCCCGAATCACTCAGCCGTATAGACGAAGGAAGCCCCTCCGTGCTTCGCTCGGAGGGGCTTCCTTCGTCGGTGGACCTAAGGGGATTCGAACCCCTGACCTCCTCGATGCGAACGAGGCGCGCTACCAAC
Coding sequences within:
- a CDS encoding ribosomal maturation YjgA family protein, with the protein product MKTETPMPSISPRDPSVRARRRRLLVGAVLVVGAGLVTHIAGTGPIADFAGDALYAVMIYLVIAIAVPRAAFWLVGATVLVLCTLIECFQLTGLPALWAQTFWPVRLVLGVGFDARDLVAYAVGAGAATFVDVALSHRRQTRI
- the pgi gene encoding glucose-6-phosphate isomerase — protein: MTAPVDPTHTPAWSELAALRESITADLRGWFAADAGRAERLTFPLADLHVDLSKNLITEEVLAALLRLAEQTSVADRYAAMLEGSHLNTSEDRAVLHTALRRPAGSSPALVVDGQDVDADVQAVLEALSAFATRVRSGEWLGITGKRVTHVVNIGIGGSDLGPVMVYEALKPYADAGIEARFVSNIDPTDLAQKTADLDPETTLFIVASKTFTTLETLTNARLARDWLWAGLLASGAISDDDDARTDAVAHHFVAVSTALDKVAAFGIDPANAFGFWDWVGGRYSVDSAIGLSLAIALGPDAFRELLAGFHAVDEHVRTTPLERNVPVLMGLLNVWYVNFHGAQSHAVLPYAQQLSRFPAYLQQLTMESNGKSVRWDGTPVTTDTGEVFWGEPGTNGQHAFYQLIHQGTRLIPADFIAFVNPAYPLTDGGQDVHELFLANFLAQTKALAFGKTAAEVEAEGTTGALVAARTFAGNRPTTSIFAPALTPQVLGQLIALYEHITFTQGTIWGINSFDQWGVELGKQLAMQIAPAIGGDESAIAAQDASTKALLAYYRANRK